One Leptospiraceae bacterium genomic window carries:
- a CDS encoding single-stranded DNA-binding protein — MRNLAYAILDGNLTADPEIKTVGNGKKVSTFSLAVNHDYKDDDSGAANNDVSYIDIEAWDKVAENCSEFLKKGRKVTILGNIKQDRWKSVDGASRQRWKVIASTVRFDGFTEKAGKENRDFKERKAA; from the coding sequence ATGAGAAATTTAGCTTACGCGATTCTTGACGGCAACCTAACTGCTGATCCAGAAATCAAAACAGTTGGTAATGGGAAAAAGGTATCTACATTCAGTCTTGCAGTCAATCACGACTACAAGGATGATGATAGCGGAGCGGCTAACAACGATGTTTCTTACATTGACATTGAAGCCTGGGACAAAGTAGCAGAGAATTGTTCCGAGTTTTTAAAGAAAGGAAGAAAGGTGACGATTCTAGGAAACATCAAACAAGACAGATGGAAATCAGTCGATGGAGCAAGTAGACAACGCTGGAAGGTAATTGCATCTACTGTTCGCTTTGATGGTTTCACAGAAAAGGCAGGAAAGGAAAACAGAGATTTTAAAGAAAGAAAAGCAGCTTAA
- a CDS encoding HIT family protein — MESSRASNSRIDTIEYICSAFGLTVTEFFADEAFDDLSEEIQSLSSNKSNSGLLKAKSSLSQREKLLEDNLSYAIYDENPVNRGHILVIPKRNFASYFSALPEEKQSLWEMVEKVKAFLDREFKPDGYNIGINDGEAAGQVIPMLEIHVIPRYKNDTRNPKGGVRGVIPDKQKY, encoded by the coding sequence ATGGAAAGTAGCCGCGCATCCAATTCCCGTATAGACACGATTGAATACATTTGCAGTGCATTCGGATTAACTGTTACTGAGTTTTTTGCAGACGAGGCATTTGATGATTTGTCGGAAGAAATTCAGTCTCTATCATCGAACAAATCGAATTCAGGTTTACTGAAAGCAAAGTCTTCTCTTTCACAAAGAGAAAAATTATTAGAGGATAATTTGAGTTATGCTATCTATGATGAAAATCCAGTCAATCGAGGGCATATTCTTGTAATCCCCAAACGAAATTTTGCCAGTTACTTTTCTGCCTTGCCGGAAGAAAAACAATCTCTTTGGGAGATGGTAGAGAAAGTAAAAGCATTCTTGGATAGAGAATTTAAACCAGACGGTTATAACATCGGAATCAATGATGGAGAAGCAGCCGGTCAAGTCATTCCCATGTTAGAAATACATGTAATCCCTCGCTATAAAAATGATACTCGCAATCCTAAAGGTGGAGTAAGAGGCGTTATCCCTGATAAGCAAAAATATTAA
- a CDS encoding response regulator, giving the protein METGKLSKKQNQYTFVNLARIILIIIISIAAYLFSDLRLGLVSLAFLLFALLWFFLYEFEIINITAYPKLEFIPPAIDISIISYMIYLTGTVNSFLVAGYFYAITLCSLNTKIKQGQFAFLFSNVLYIVITLAVYFDYLPAVNLLSVYSHFTVTHMIVAFILILVSNYAIYRTVNDLALKNQNLFSSLRSEKIKAETANKHKNEILANMSHEIRTPMNAIIGITNHLLEENNNPTNLENLKILKFSADQLLVLINDILDISKIEEGKIDFERIDFDLRFLIANMIHSHSLKAKEKSIEIIFELDKKIPSSLVGDPIRIGQIFTNLISNAIKFTANGFVKISGTISDLDNKFAYIDFSIEDSGIGIPEDKLDSIFDKFTQANSETTRMYGGTGLGLTIVSRLLQLMESKIEVKSELNKGSEFTFRLKLAIPESKNQIKSSTKIESRERNLKGLKILIVEDNAINIKVLEKFFSKWNVNIQTAVNGRFAVEKVIGEDFDVILMDLQMPEMDGYQASKAIRSLAENKKRNIPIIALTADVMLDVREKIIEAGIDNFLTKPFQPEELYTALSSYLQK; this is encoded by the coding sequence ATGGAAACTGGAAAGCTTTCTAAAAAGCAAAATCAATATACTTTCGTAAATCTCGCGAGAATCATACTGATTATTATAATTAGCATTGCTGCCTATTTATTTTCTGACTTACGACTTGGCTTGGTAAGTCTAGCATTCTTACTTTTTGCTCTACTTTGGTTTTTTCTATATGAATTTGAAATAATTAACATAACCGCTTATCCAAAGTTAGAATTTATTCCCCCGGCTATTGATATCAGTATAATTTCTTATATGATATATTTAACGGGAACCGTAAATTCATTTTTAGTCGCTGGATATTTTTATGCAATCACACTTTGCTCCTTGAACACAAAGATAAAACAAGGACAATTTGCATTTCTATTTTCAAATGTTTTATACATTGTAATTACACTTGCGGTATATTTTGATTACCTTCCTGCTGTTAATTTACTTTCTGTCTATTCGCATTTCACCGTTACACATATGATCGTAGCATTCATATTAATTTTAGTTTCGAACTATGCAATCTATAGAACGGTGAATGACCTGGCGTTAAAAAATCAGAACTTATTTTCGAGTTTACGATCAGAAAAAATAAAAGCCGAGACAGCAAACAAACATAAGAATGAAATTCTTGCCAATATGAGTCATGAGATTCGAACTCCTATGAATGCTATCATTGGAATCACAAATCATCTATTAGAAGAAAATAACAATCCTACCAATTTGGAAAATTTAAAGATCCTAAAATTTTCAGCAGATCAGCTCCTTGTCTTAATCAATGACATTCTAGACATTAGTAAAATTGAAGAGGGTAAAATTGATTTTGAAAGAATAGATTTCGATCTTCGATTTTTGATAGCAAATATGATACACTCTCATTCTCTGAAAGCAAAGGAAAAAAGTATTGAGATTATTTTTGAATTAGATAAAAAAATTCCAAGTTCACTTGTAGGAGATCCAATTCGAATAGGACAAATATTCACCAATCTAATAAGCAACGCAATTAAATTTACAGCAAATGGATTTGTTAAAATCAGTGGAACTATTTCTGACTTGGATAATAAGTTTGCCTATATTGATTTTTCAATTGAGGATTCAGGAATAGGAATTCCCGAAGATAAATTAGATTCTATCTTTGATAAATTTACACAGGCGAATTCAGAGACTACCCGAATGTATGGAGGAACTGGATTGGGACTAACTATTGTTAGTCGGTTGCTGCAATTAATGGAATCTAAAATCGAAGTAAAAAGCGAATTAAATAAAGGCTCTGAATTTACTTTCCGATTAAAACTTGCCATTCCCGAATCTAAAAATCAAATCAAGTCATCTACAAAAATTGAATCCAGAGAAAGAAATCTAAAGGGATTAAAAATTCTAATCGTAGAAGATAATGCGATTAATATAAAAGTTCTCGAAAAATTCTTTTCTAAATGGAATGTAAATATTCAGACTGCAGTGAATGGAAGATTTGCTGTAGAAAAAGTTATAGGGGAAGATTTCGATGTAATCTTAATGGATTTACAAATGCCTGAAATGGATGGCTACCAGGCGTCAAAGGCTATTCGCTCTTTGGCGGAAAATAAAAAAAGGAATATTCCAATTATAGCTCTGACTGCGGATGTGATGTTAGATGTGAGAGAAAAAATTATTGAAGCAGGAATAGACAATTTTTTAACAAAACCATTTCAGCCAGAAGAATTGTATACAGCGTTATCATCCTATCTACAAAAATAG